The genome window GTCCACACCGGGCGTCACGTTGGTCCACGTCGCGCCATCGTCTTGGGTGACTTGCACGTTGCCGTCGTCGGTGCCTACCCAGATGATGCCTTGCTTGTTGGCACTCTCGGAGATGGTGATAATCGTGCAGTGCAGTTCGGCCGAGGTGCTTTCCGGGCTTACGCTGCCCGCACCGACCTTCATCTTCGACGCGTCATTGGTAGTGAGGTCGGGACTAATCGCGGTGTAGGTGACACCGTTGTTCGTGCTGCGGTGGAGTCGGTGCGACCCCACATAGACGACTTCGGGATTCCAAGAAGAAAGAATGATGGGCGTGGACCAGTTGAAGCGCAGACCTGCGCCGGCCGGGCGCGCCGAGCCTCCTTGGCCGGTTTCCTGGTTGGTGCGTTGCACCGCGCCGCCCTGCGATTCGCTGAATACCCAGCGGTAGTCGTCGGGGTTCACTTGCACGTGGAATCCGTCGCCGCCGCTGAGGCTCACGGCGTCCCACGGGCCGAGGAATCCGCGCTCGGTTTGGGTCGGAATCGCCCAACTTCCGTTATCTTGCAGGCCGCCATACACCCAGTAGGGCTTGCGCATGTCGAACGCGATGCCATAGAACTGACCGATGTTCATGCGGTCGTGCATCTCCCAAGTGGTGCCTTTGTCGCGACTGACATAAACGCCGCCGTCAACACCGGCGATCAGGTGATTCGGGTCGGCGGGATTTACCCACAGCGCATGCCAGTCGGCGTGAACGTCAACGTTCGTGGTGCGGATGGTGCGTCCGCCGTCTTTGCTGATGTGGAGTTCGACACCCGGGATATAGATGCGGTCCTTGTCCCTGGTGTCGAATCGCGGAATGCTGAAATAGAACGCGCGCGGGTTGATGAGGCTCGTGCGAGTCCACGATTCGCCGCCGTCGCTACTGCGGAAAATGCCGCCAGAAGTCTCGCCTTGCGAATTCGCCTTGAGGTCACCGGTGACCGGTCGCTCTAGCGTAAGCACCATCTCCTTGGGGTTAGCCATGAAGTAGTCCATCCCAATGCGACCCCACGGTCCGGGCGGAAGGCCCTTCGTAATCTTGCGCCACGTGTTGCCGTGGTCGGTGCTCTTCCAAAGGGCAGATCCGGGGCCTCCGCTCAGAAAGTTGTACGGCATGCGGCGTCGCTGAAGCGTGGCGGCAAACAGTTCCCGGTTGTTCTTCGGGTTCTGAATGATCTCGATGATGCCGGTGTCGGCATCGGTCTTCAATGTGTTTACCCACGTCTTGCCGCCATCGGTGGTCTTAAAGAGGCCCCTTTCGCCACCGGTCGCCCAAAGGTTGCCGAGCGCACCCACGAAAACCGTGTCCGGATACTTCGGATCAACCACGACCGAACCGATGTGGCGGCTGGTCTTGAGGCCCATGTTAGTCCACGATTCGCCGCCGTCGGTCGACTTGTAAATGCCGTCACCCCAGGCGGTCGAGTTGCGGCTGTTGGCCTCGCCGGTGCCCACCCACACGATGTCGGAGTTGGTGGCACTCACGCCAATCGCGCCGATGCTCATCGAGCTTTCTTGCTGAAACAGCGGCTCATAGCTCATGCCCGCGTTGGTGGTTTTGAACACGCCGCCGCTCGCCGTCGCCACATAGAAGATGCGCGGGTCCTGTTCGAACACGGCGAGGTCGGCGATGCGCCCCCCCATGTTCATGGGGCCTACTTCGCGACCGGTGAGGGCGTCAAAGAACGCGCTGTTAACTTGAGCCGAGCTGGAGGTGCCTAAGGCGAGTACCGCCAAAACGAAAAGCGAAGGAAAACGAGCCCTCATGCTTCATTCTTACCCGAGTGCGGGGTGCGCACGTGGCCCCGATTCGTGGGACAATAAGCCTGACCAAGGTTCATGGCTAAGCAACTCGGATTTCAAAGAGTGTTGGTGCTCGCTCCTCACACCGACGACGCCGAATTGGGCGCAGGCGCGACCCTCGCAAGGCTCCAGCAGGAAGGCGCGGCGATCACCTCGGTCGCATTTTCCGATTGCCGCGAATCGGTGCCGGCGGGCTTCGATCCTCTGGTCCTCCGACAAGAGATTGTCGCCGCGCACACCCAACTAGGCATCAAAGATGTACGGGTGCTGGATTTCAATGTTCGCTACTTCCCACGCGACCGACAGGAAATCCTCGAGGCAATGGTCGCCCTGGTCAAGGAGTTGCAGCCCGATCTCGTCCTTTGTCCGATGCGCAGCGACATCCACCAGGATCATCAAGTCATCGCGCAGGAGGCAATTCGGGCGGGCAAAAAGAGCACCATCTGGGGCTTCGAACTGCCTTGGAACAATCTGACCCTTGACAACCCGCTGTTTGTGGAGGTGAGCGAGGATCAGCTGATGGCGAAGGTGCGGGCACTCGCCGCCTACGAGTCGCAAGGATTCCGCAGTTATTCCAACGAGGCCACGCTGCGCAGCCTCGCGCATGTGCGCGGTATTCAGTCGGGCTATGCCCTCGCCGAAAGCTTCGAAGTCATCCGCTGGAAGGTGAGTTTGTGATCTCCGTTGCCGAACTGGCGGCGGCGATCGGGGCGCAAGTCATCGGCCCAACCGACGGCCAGATCGCCAACGCAGTCGTGTTGGGCGCCAACGAGGATCCGACCGTGCTCGCCTGGTGCAACGCCAAGTCGATCGGCAAACTCGCCGACTTCCGCGCCGGGGCCGTCATCGTGCCCAGCATAGAGGGCGTCGAGCTAATCCCGGGTGTCACCTATCTCGTCGTGGACGAACCACGCCGAGCATTTCAAACCGCGCTGGAGCGCTTCTTCGCGCCGACCCGCCCCGTGGGCACCCACCCATCGGCGGTGCTCGAAAGTCCGGTGGGGCACAACTGTTTTATCGGGGCGAACGTCGTGATCGAGCCCAACTGCCAGATCGGCGATGAAGTAGTGATTGACGCCAACACTGTCGTAAAAGCCGGAACCCGCATCGGCCACCGGGTCACCATCGGCGCTAACTCCACCATCGGCGGAGCAGGATTTGGCTACGAGCGCGACATTGACGGCCAATACGTGATGATTCCGCACCTCGGCGTGGTGGTCCTGGAGGATGGGGTCGAAATCGGCAACAACACCGCCATTGATCGCGCCGTGCTCGGCGAAACCCGCTTGCGGCGGAACGTGAAGGTTGACAACCTTGTGCACATTGCGCACGGCTGCGACATTGGCGAGAATTCGCTTGTGATTGCGCACGCCATGATCGCCGGCAGCACCAAGATCGGGGCGAATGTGTGGGTCGCGCCATGCGCGGCGGTGATTAACAAAACCACCGTCGGCGACAACGCCGTGGTCGGCATGGGCGCGGTGGTCACCAAGCCAGTTGAGGCGGGCGACGTCGTCGTCGGCAGCCCGGCCCGCTCGATCAAAAAGCGAGATTAACCGAAGCGACCGGTGATGTAGTCTTCCGTGAGTTTTTCGGTCGGGCTCGTAAAGAGTTCCGCCGTTTCCTGGCACTCGATGAGTTTGCCGAGGTGGAAAAATGCCGTGCGGTCACTCGCGCGCTGAGCCTGCTGCATGTTGTGCGTCACGATCACGATCGTGTACTCCTTGCGGAGTTCTTGCATCAAGTCTTCGATGCGGCGCGTGGCGATCGGGTCGAGCGCCGAACACGGCTCGTCCATGAGGATGACCTCGGGGTCCACGGCGATGGTGCGCGCGATGCAGAGCCGCTGCTGTTGACCGCCGGAGAGCGCGTTGCCGTTCTCCTTCAGCTTGTCCTTGACCTCGTTCCAAAGGAACGCGCTGGTCAGGCTGCGCTCGACAATCTCGTCAAGCTTTGAGCGGTCGCTCACGCCGTGAATGCGGGGGCCGTAGGCGACGTTGTCGTAGATGGACATCGGGAACGGGTTTGGCTTTTGAAACACCATGCCGACGACCTTGCGCAGGGCGACGGGGTCAACTTCTTGGCTGTAGATATCCACGCCATCCAGCAGCACGCGCCCATCAATGCGGGTGTTGTCAATCAGGTCGTTCATGCGGTTAAGGCAGCGCAAGAAGGTGGACTTTCCGCAGCCGCTCGGGCCGATCAACGCCGTGATTTGGCGCGGCGGAATGAGGATGCTAACGTCGTGAAGGGCCTGGAACTGACCGTAAAAAAAGTTGACGTTCGTGGCTTGGACTTTGGGCTCAACCGGAGTCATAGATGGCGATGGCTCGGCAACAGGGTCCAACGGAAACATTTGCCCGGTTTGTACGGGGGCTTCTTGGGTCGTCGCGTCCACGTCTGTCATTCTAGCCGACATAAGATTAAGAAATTGTTAAGCCGTCCCAGTTGAAGAACGCGCTTTTTGTTGAAGAGCAGCATCCACCAAAACGAGCGCCATCATCGCCTCGACCATCGGCACCGCGCGCGGCAATACGCACGGGTCGTGACGGCCGCGACCGGTGAGTTCGGTGTTCTCACCAGCGGTCGTCACCGTGGGTTGCGGACGCAAAACGGTCGCCGTTGGCTTAAACGCAGCTTGGATGAGAATCGGCATTCCGTTGCTGATGCCGCCTTGAATTCCGCCCGAGTTGTTGCTGCTGGTCGTCACGTGTCCGTTGTCCGCCACAAAGTGGTCGTTATGCTCCAAGCCGGTTTGCCAGGTGCCCGCGAACCCGGAGCCCGATTCGAACCCCTTGCAGGCGGGAAGACTCATCACGGCCCGGGCGAGCTCGGCCTCGAGCTTGCCAAACACGGGTTCACCCCAGCCCGCGGGAACCCCATGAGCGACCCCCTGAATCACGCCGCCGACGCTGTTGCCGGCCTTGCGGATTTCTTCGATGTGCGCGATCATGCTCGCCGCCATTTGCGGGTCGGGGCAGCGAACCGGCGTGGCCTCAATCTGCTCAAGCGTGACGCTTAGCGGGTCAATCGCGGTCTCTAGGGAGTGGATGCGCTGCACATACGCCAGCACTTCCACCCCAAACCATTGGCGCAAGACGAGCTTGGCCACCGCCGCCGCGGCAACGCGACCGATGGTCTCGCGCGCCGATGATCGCCCACCACCAGCCACCGCGCGAATGCCGTACTTTTGATCGTAGGCAAAGTCGGCGTGGCTCGGGCGGTACTTCGTCGCCATCTCGTCGTAATCGCCGCTTCGGTGGTCCGTGTTCCGCACGAGCATGGCGATCGGTGTGCCGAGGGTTTTGCCGTCGAGCACGCCGCTGAGCACCTCGACTTGATCCGACTCCTTGCGCTGCGTGACGATATGCGACTGGCCGGGTCGGCGACGATCCAGGTCGCGCTGCACGGCCTCAACATCTAAGGCGATCTGGGCCGGGCATCCATCGATGACCACGCCGACGCCACCACCATGGGATTCGCCGAACGTCGTGGCGCGGAACAAATGACCGAAGGTGTTCATTCGGGGAAAAACTCGCAGCCAGCGGTCTCGATCTTCGGCGCGGAATCAAAGGTCATCGGCGCGACCCGCTCGGTCGCGTACTTGGCGCACCACTCGCCGATCTGGTTGGCCACGGTCTTCGAGTAGCCCGGGAAGATTTTGGCGATCTTGCCATCCGGCGTAATCAGGGCGTTGTAAACCGACCGCTTAACGCCGTAAGCCTTGGCCCAGGCGCCGGTTTCGTCGGCCACCACGGGGAACGCGCAAGACGTTTCGTTGAAGAAGCGCCGAGCTTCCTTCTGCGTGCCCTTGACAACGCCCACAAACGTTACGTACCGCTGGTTTGTGATGTAGAGCGTGTTGAACGTCTCTTGCGCCTCGATGCTACACGGGCAGTCGTGGAGGATAAAAAGGACCACGGCGGGTTTGCCGTTGCGAAACTCGGTGAGTTGAATCTTGTCGCCAAAGGCATCAGTGCCACTTATCTCGGGCGCAACCTGCATGAGCTTGGCCGACTCTTTCTTTCGCAGGTCTTCGCTCACGGGATGGCGGGAAGGAAACTCGCCCGGACGGCGCTCGGAGTTGACCTTGAGGAAAAGGATGCCGCCCAACCCCGCAATGAGGGCGCTAAGCGGAAGCGTGATCCAAAATCCTTTGGGCAGTCTCACGCTTCCATTATGAATGAATCGCCCTTACAGCGAGTAGGAGTAGTCGCCGTTGTGGGCGTCTTCGATGTACGCGGCGAGGATGTCGATGCTCGCCTGCACATCGTCGCGGTGAACAGTCTCATTCACGGTGTGCACGTAGCGGGTCGGGATGCTGAGAGTGAACGCCGGGATCCCGCCGTTTTGTCGCTGCACGCCACCTGCGTCGGTGCCGCCTCCACTCAAGATTTCGAACTGGTGCTTGATCTTGTTCTTCTCGGCGAGCTTGGTGAAGTGATCCACCATTTTCGGGTGGCAAATCAGCGAGCTGTCCATGATTTTGATCGCGGTGCCTTCGCCCAGGCGGGTCACGGCGTCCGAATCCGGAACGCCCGGAATATCGTTGGCCAGCGTAATGTCAATCGCTACGCAGAGATCAGGCTGCAGGCCCGAGCCCGCGGCGGTCGCCCCGCGAAGGCCAATTTCTTCCTGGACAGTCGCCACTGCGTAAAGGTCCACACCGTGCTTCGCGGCCTTCTTCACCGCCTCAATCATCACAAAAACGGCCACGCGGTCGTCCATGGTTTTGCAGGTGATGAGGCTGCCCATTTCCTGCAGCTGACGATTCATCGTAACCATCGTGCCGAGCTTGATCTTGGCCTTGGCTTCTTCGGCGGAAAGGCCGCAATCCACAAAAAACGTCTCAATGTTCGGCGACTTGCTCGCTTCTTCCGGCGAAAGTTGGTGCTTGGGCTTGCCGCTCGCCATGAGGGTGCCGTTGAGCGGGCCGGCCTCGGCGTGCACAAACACGCGCTGACTGGCCATTTGCCGGGCGTCCCAACCGCCCAGCGTTTGCAGTTTCAAAAATCCCTTTTCGTCGATGTACTTCACCACGAAACCGATTTCGTCCATGTGCGCCGCGAGCATCAGCTTCTTCGGGTTCTTGGTAGCCACCGTCGCTTTGCGCTCGCAAATAAGGTTGCCCATCCAGTCCACGCGGACATCGCAAATCGGGCTGAGTTCCCGGTGGACGATCTTGCGGATGGCGTCTTCTTGGCCGGGAACGCCATGGGCTTCGCAAAGTTCTTTGAGCAGGTCAATGTTCATTGGGCTAGGTTACCGGTTGACCGCTCGGTTCGTTCCCCAGGGCTAGGTTCGTACAAGCCTGTATACTGGCGCATCATGAGCGACACAACGTTGAAGCTTGCCCTCGACGACACCGGCCACCAGATTCGCCAGGCAGTGGCGGGGCTCGACCTCGATGCCAAACCGATTGAAGCGATGATGTCGGGCCGGATGACTCTAGCTCACCTTTACGAGTGTTACATCGCTTGCCGCGCCGAGCTGAACGGCGAGAAGCACAAATGGGGCGAGTACGTCGTGCCGCAAGAGGTGGTGGACGATCCGATGGCGCACGTTTTTGCCCTGCGCGACGAGGTGATCGGCGAGATCCACTCCGCCGGAACTCCAGAAGCGACCTCCAACGCGCTCAGCTACATTGCCCTGCACGATGCCTATCACGTGGGGCAGCTTTGCTCGCTGCGGCTGACGCTCGATCCCGAGTGGAACGCCTACTCGATCTATAACCACTAGGGTGTCGCCAGCCGAACTCCTCAACGTCTATCGGGCGGGCTACTTTCCGATGGGCGAAGAGGGGTCCGACGAAGTGGGTCTCTACGGAACCCGCACCCGCGCGCTCATGCCGATCGAGGGATTGCGGGTCTCGCGAAGCTTCGCCAAGTTTCTGAGAAGCCACCCCTACCGAGTGAGCTTCGACGAGAACTTCGCGGGCGTGATTCGGGGCTGTCGTCGGCCCGAGGATAACTGGATCACGCCGCCGATCATTGAGATGTTCACCGAGGCGCACCGAGCCGGGATCGCGCACAGCTGCGAAGTCTGGGATGGCAACGAACTCGTCGGCGGAACCTATGGCTTGGCGGTCGGCGGAATCTTCTCCGCGGAATCCATGTTTCACCGCCGCACCAACTGCTCCAAACTCGCGCTGCACAGCCTCATCGAACACTGTCGGTGCCTGGGTTTTGCAGTGATGGACGCGCAGATTATGAACCCGCACCTGGCCTCGTTGGGTGCCATCGAGGTGTCGCACGTCACGTTCCGGCGCTTACTCGACCAGCACCGAGCCGATGTGATTTGGCGCAATTTTTGTTAAGCGGGCCGCAAGATGGAACAGAATTTGCGCGCTGATCGAATACAATAGGGAGTCCGCATTTTTGCGGGAGGATTGTGATTATGGACATTATTGGAAAGGCTAAAGAAGCCATGGAAAACGTAGCGGAAAAGGCGGGCGACATTAAGGACGCCGTGGTCGAAAAGGTTGGCGATGCCAAGGAAGCCATTGACGAAAAGGTCGAAGGCAACGAAACCCTGAGCAACATCAAGGACAAGATCGCCGACGGTCTCGACAGCGTCAAGGACAAGGCCGAAGAAGTGCTGAAGCGCGACCTCGATGGCGACGGTATGATCGGCGACACCCCCAAGGCATAAGCCTCTTCGCACGACACACAAGCAGCGGGCGACCCCACAGGTCGCCCGCTTTGTTTTATGATGAAGCCATGAATTCGGAATTCGGCGATCGGCAGGGGTGGGAGCTACTGGTCTACGTGGTGGACCGGCTGCTCGGGCCGGGTGGCTGCCCTTGGGATCAGGAACAGACCCACGAGAGCCTCAAAAAGTACCTGCTGGAGGAGAGCTACGAGCTCATGGACGCCATCGACTCGGGTGACAACGCCAAGCTAAAAGAAGAGCTTGGTGATGTCCTCTTGCAGCCGATCATGCACGCGCAGATGCAGAAGCGCGACGGCGGCTGGGATATTGAGGACGTGGCGCAGGGCATTGCCGACAAGCTAATCCACCGCCACCCGCATGTCTTTGGCGATGCCTCCGCCGCCGACTCGGCGGAAGTCCTGCGCAATTGGGACAGGATTAAGCAAGCCGAAAAGGGTGCCCCGGAAAGCATTCTCGACGGCATTCCGCGGGCCATGCCGGCTCTCGCCCGGGCCATGACCATGAGCAAGCGCGCCGCTCGCGCGGGGTTTGAATGGACCGATGTTGACGGGGTATGGGCCAAGCTGGACGAGGAACTCGCCGAGTTTCGGGCGGCGACGACGGCCGAGGAGCAGGCCGACGAAATGGGCGACGTGCTGTTCACGATGGTCAACATCGCGCGCTGGCACAAGCTCGACGCGGAGGCCTCGCTGGCGCGGATGCTAGATCGGTTCGCGGCGCGATTTAAGGCGATGGAGGCGGCGTCGGATCGCCCGCTCGCCGACCTCGACCCAGAAGCGTGGGAAGAGTTGTGGCAACGCGCGAAAGAGCAGGCGCACACGTAGGTTCCGGTTAGGCTAAACTGCAAAAATGCTGACTCTCTTGGTCGCCTCCGCAACTCTCATTTCACCCATCAACACCCTCACTCTCGCCGAACAGAAGGCCGGATGGCAGTCCATGTTCGACGGCAAGTCGTTCGCGGGCTGGCATAATTACCGGGCCAAGGGCGTTCGCGATGGCTGGACGATTAAGGACGGCGTCCTGCGATGCAACAACCCCGCCGAAGCCGGCGACCTTATCTCCGAAGGCAGCTACAAGTGGTTCGAGCTTGATCTGGAGTTCAACATGGACAAGGACCAAAACAGCGGCGTCATGTTCCACGTCGACGAGAGCGAGCAGTACCCGTGGATGACCGGGCCAGAGGTTCAGATTTACGATCACAAACTGCAAGAGGGCGTCGAATCCACCGGCTGCCTCTACCAGTTCTATCGGCCGAGCAAGGACACTGCCAAGCCTGCGGGCCAGTGGAACCGCATGCAGGTGCGCATCGCCGAAAAGGGTTGTTGGGTCAAGCTCAACGGCACGAAGGCCTATGACTTTAAGCTGGGTAGCGAGGACTGGAACACGCGCCTGGCCAAAACCAAGTTCGCCGCATTTAAGAACTTCGGCAAACTCGGGCAGGGAAGCATCGCGATTCAAGGCGACCACGGGGTCGTCTCGTTCCGCAACATCAAAATCAAGGAGCTGAAGTAGATCATGAGCCACGAAATTTCGAGAAGAACAGCATTGAAGGGCGCGGCTCTCGCCGCGGCAATGGGTGGAGCGCTCACCGCGAACGCCGCCCAAGACCCACCCCGCAAGCGCCTGCGCGTGGGCGTGATCGGTGCGGGCGGTAAGGGATGGAGCGGAATGCAAGACGCGGCCCAATTCGGCGATATCGTCGCGATTGCCGACGTGGACAGCGCGGCCCGGGCGAAGGCCATGGCGGAGCACCCACGCGCCAACACCTTTGAAGACTTTCGCCTGATGTTCGAGGCGATGCGCCGCCAAATGGATGCCGTGATCATCAGCACGCCCGACCACACGCACGCGGTCGCCGCGGCCATGGCCCTGCGCCACCGCTTGCACACCTATTGCGAGAAGCCTTTGTGCCGCACCATCAGCGAAGTCCGTCAGCTTATGCGGCTCGCCAAGGAGGCGGGCGTCGCCACGCAAATGGGCAATCAGAGCACGGCCAGCACGACCATGCGTCAGGTGGCGGCCCTCATTAAGAGTGGCCACTTCGGCGCCGTTAAGCAGGTTCACCTGTGGACCGACCGCGCCGGCGGCTGGTGGAAGCAAGGCATCGATCGCCCGGCTCCGGCGAAAGCCCCCAAAAACCTCAACTTCGACCTTTGGCTCGGCCCGCGACCCGAGCGCGAGTTTGGCGAGGGCTACCACCCGTTCCACTGGCGCGGATTCTGGGATTTCGGCACCGGCTCACTCGGCGACATGGGCTGCCACATCTTCAACACGCCGTTCATGGCGCTCGATCTGCGCGATCCCATTTCGGTGCAAGCGACGACTAGCGGCCATAACCGCGAGTCGTTCCCGGCGTGGGCTGAGGTGCACTATGAGTTCGGCAAGCGTGGCGATCGTGGCCCGCTCGACCTCTTTTGGTACGACGGGGGACGACGTCCGCCGGCCGGTTTAGTGCCGGACAAAACCTACGAAGGCAACGGCGTGATCATCATCTGCGAAAAGGGCACGATCTACAGCCCCAACGAGATGAATCGCGAGTTCAGCATCAGCGGCGGCGGCAGCATCCCGGATGTTGAGGTCGATGTTTCGCCGGG of Chthonomonas sp. contains these proteins:
- a CDS encoding PIG-L family deacetylase, coding for MAKQLGFQRVLVLAPHTDDAELGAGATLARLQQEGAAITSVAFSDCRESVPAGFDPLVLRQEIVAAHTQLGIKDVRVLDFNVRYFPRDRQEILEAMVALVKELQPDLVLCPMRSDIHQDHQVIAQEAIRAGKKSTIWGFELPWNNLTLDNPLFVEVSEDQLMAKVRALAAYESQGFRSYSNEATLRSLAHVRGIQSGYALAESFEVIRWKVSL
- a CDS encoding phosphate ABC transporter ATP-binding protein — its product is MTPVEPKVQATNVNFFYGQFQALHDVSILIPPRQITALIGPSGCGKSTFLRCLNRMNDLIDNTRIDGRVLLDGVDIYSQEVDPVALRKVVGMVFQKPNPFPMSIYDNVAYGPRIHGVSDRSKLDEIVERSLTSAFLWNEVKDKLKENGNALSGGQQQRLCIARTIAVDPEVILMDEPCSALDPIATRRIEDLMQELRKEYTIVIVTHNMQQAQRASDRTAFFHLGKLIECQETAELFTSPTEKLTEDYITGRFG
- the aroC gene encoding chorismate synthase, with the protein product MNTFGHLFRATTFGESHGGGVGVVIDGCPAQIALDVEAVQRDLDRRRPGQSHIVTQRKESDQVEVLSGVLDGKTLGTPIAMLVRNTDHRSGDYDEMATKYRPSHADFAYDQKYGIRAVAGGGRSSARETIGRVAAAAVAKLVLRQWFGVEVLAYVQRIHSLETAIDPLSVTLEQIEATPVRCPDPQMAASMIAHIEEIRKAGNSVGGVIQGVAHGVPAGWGEPVFGKLEAELARAVMSLPACKGFESGSGFAGTWQTGLEHNDHFVADNGHVTTSSNNSGGIQGGISNGMPILIQAAFKPTATVLRPQPTVTTAGENTELTGRGRHDPCVLPRAVPMVEAMMALVLVDAALQQKARSSTGTA
- a CDS encoding redoxin domain-containing protein, whose translation is MRLPKGFWITLPLSALIAGLGGILFLKVNSERRPGEFPSRHPVSEDLRKKESAKLMQVAPEISGTDAFGDKIQLTEFRNGKPAVVLFILHDCPCSIEAQETFNTLYITNQRYVTFVGVVKGTQKEARRFFNETSCAFPVVADETGAWAKAYGVKRSVYNALITPDGKIAKIFPGYSKTVANQIGEWCAKYATERVAPMTFDSAPKIETAGCEFFPE
- a CDS encoding M42 family metallopeptidase; this translates as MNIDLLKELCEAHGVPGQEDAIRKIVHRELSPICDVRVDWMGNLICERKATVATKNPKKLMLAAHMDEIGFVVKYIDEKGFLKLQTLGGWDARQMASQRVFVHAEAGPLNGTLMASGKPKHQLSPEEASKSPNIETFFVDCGLSAEEAKAKIKLGTMVTMNRQLQEMGSLITCKTMDDRVAVFVMIEAVKKAAKHGVDLYAVATVQEEIGLRGATAAGSGLQPDLCVAIDITLANDIPGVPDSDAVTRLGEGTAIKIMDSSLICHPKMVDHFTKLAEKNKIKHQFEILSGGGTDAGGVQRQNGGIPAFTLSIPTRYVHTVNETVHRDDVQASIDILAAYIEDAHNGDYSYSL
- a CDS encoding leucyl/phenylalanyl-tRNA--protein transferase, which produces MSPAELLNVYRAGYFPMGEEGSDEVGLYGTRTRALMPIEGLRVSRSFAKFLRSHPYRVSFDENFAGVIRGCRRPEDNWITPPIIEMFTEAHRAGIAHSCEVWDGNELVGGTYGLAVGGIFSAESMFHRRTNCSKLALHSLIEHCRCLGFAVMDAQIMNPHLASLGAIEVSHVTFRRLLDQHRADVIWRNFC
- the mazG gene encoding nucleoside triphosphate pyrophosphohydrolase, producing MNSEFGDRQGWELLVYVVDRLLGPGGCPWDQEQTHESLKKYLLEESYELMDAIDSGDNAKLKEELGDVLLQPIMHAQMQKRDGGWDIEDVAQGIADKLIHRHPHVFGDASAADSAEVLRNWDRIKQAEKGAPESILDGIPRAMPALARAMTMSKRAARAGFEWTDVDGVWAKLDEELAEFRAATTAEEQADEMGDVLFTMVNIARWHKLDAEASLARMLDRFAARFKAMEAASDRPLADLDPEAWEELWQRAKEQAHT
- a CDS encoding DUF1080 domain-containing protein produces the protein MLTLLVASATLISPINTLTLAEQKAGWQSMFDGKSFAGWHNYRAKGVRDGWTIKDGVLRCNNPAEAGDLISEGSYKWFELDLEFNMDKDQNSGVMFHVDESEQYPWMTGPEVQIYDHKLQEGVESTGCLYQFYRPSKDTAKPAGQWNRMQVRIAEKGCWVKLNGTKAYDFKLGSEDWNTRLAKTKFAAFKNFGKLGQGSIAIQGDHGVVSFRNIKIKELK
- a CDS encoding Gfo/Idh/MocA family oxidoreductase yields the protein MSHEISRRTALKGAALAAAMGGALTANAAQDPPRKRLRVGVIGAGGKGWSGMQDAAQFGDIVAIADVDSAARAKAMAEHPRANTFEDFRLMFEAMRRQMDAVIISTPDHTHAVAAAMALRHRLHTYCEKPLCRTISEVRQLMRLAKEAGVATQMGNQSTASTTMRQVAALIKSGHFGAVKQVHLWTDRAGGWWKQGIDRPAPAKAPKNLNFDLWLGPRPEREFGEGYHPFHWRGFWDFGTGSLGDMGCHIFNTPFMALDLRDPISVQATTSGHNRESFPAWAEVHYEFGKRGDRGPLDLFWYDGGRRPPAGLVPDKTYEGNGVIIICEKGTIYSPNEMNREFSISGGGSIPDVEVDVSPGHMAEFFRAATGGPRAKSDIVAYSGPLTETVLLGNLAIWADGPRLEWDAKAMAVKGKPEYDALLRPTFRKGYKL